In Desulfovulcanus ferrireducens, the genomic window TAGCTCCAGCTTCCAAGGCTCCCTTGAAATGTTTTAGAACGCAAGGCTTGGATCGGGCCTTAATCGAAAGTGCAAAACAGATGAATTGGTAGGTCTTTTCATCGATCATCCGTTTCTCTTGGTAGAGGTTATCCATTTTATCCAGCAATTCAGAGAATTCCGGAAAAAATTCAGCCAACATTCTCATTTTAAACCTCCGTGTTATGTTAGTTTATTAATAAACACTTACTGGCAAATATGGCCTAACAATGTTGATAGTAGGGGTGTGGTCCGTCTTCTGGGTGGTCATGTCAGCTTAGCAATTGTCAATAGTTGGGCGATTAGCAAGATGGTTTTTGGCATAAACTATTAGTCTAGCCGGAAGCAAGAGGATTATCTTGAGGTATTTCTGTGGTCAAACCTTACTTAAGAGGCCAACTTTTCATAATTTATTTCAGTCCTGGTTTCTTTCATGCTGGTACAAAGACTTGGACCCATCTATATTTTGCTTGCGGACAGAGCATAATGGTGTACTTTGGATAAACGAATAGACTTTTAATTATACCTAAGTTGAGCGATTTTCACTCAATGGGTGAGATTGCCACGGACAGCTTCGCTGCCCTCGCAATGACAATCTCGCCCCTGTCATTGCGACTGGAACAAAGTGTAGCGAAGCAATCTCAAAGTTTGAACTGCAAAAAAATCGCTCATAAATTTTAGATAGTTGCGGTAAGTCTCGCAACATATTTAGCCCATTCATCCCGATGCTCTGTCTTTCCGCAAGCAAAGTTCAAGAGTGGGTTACCCAAGCCGTTTATAATGCATTTCAGAAACCAAGACTTTCAACCAGCGGTTAAAATGGGGTTTGGCCACAGACTCTAAGCGCTTGCGGTTTTTTTCTTGCCGGATTGTGAATAATTGTATTAATAATTTATTTTCGGCTAGGCTCAAGTTTTTTTTATTCTATCAGACAGAAGCATCAGGCTTTTCGTGGAATGAAAAACAAAAAATTAAATATTATGATAAAAGAGTCGCGAATTATGAATCACGAATTACGCACCATAGGCCTTGTTCGTTCACCCGTCAAAGACCCAGGGCAGTGTCCCAAGCAGGGCGATGCAAAATGCCCCAAAGTATGGATCGAGATTTTCCCGCAATATGCTGAAGCTCTCGATTGTCTATCCCCTGATCAGGAAATAATTGTCCTTACCTGGCTGCACATGGCCAGGCGGGATGTCTTGCGCTGCCATCCGAGAGACAATCCTAATATTCCCCTGCATGGAGTTTTTGCCACCAGATCTCCGGATCGGCCAAATCCCATCGGCCTTCATCAGGTGCGTATCATTGATACTGATGGGAACAGACTTTTGGTGCATCCCTTAGAAGTTGTGGACCAAACTCCAATTATAGATATCAAGCCGGTTCTTCAACCTAAAAAAGATGATGCTGGCATTGGAGTCTACTTTCCAATGCATCTGGTTCAGGATTTGATCCGAGGTGCTAGGACTGCCTGGGATAAAGGCCTTTTGAATGGTTTTAACGGCAATTTAAGCCTGCGCGAGAACAATCGCATGCTCATCACCAATTCCGGAGCGGCCAAGGGCCACCTAAGAGTTTCTGACTTATCTGTCTTAGATGTCGAGTCAGGTCGCCTCTTAAACAAAGGCTTTCCCTCGTCAGAAACCCCCATGCATTTGGAAATCTATCGCCAGCAAAAAAATGCCCAGGCTATTGTGCATACTCACCCCCCGCATTTGTTGGCGCTGTCTTTGCTCAAACATGATATGCTAGATTTACCTCTTTTTGAGGCCGAGATGTTTAAGGCTCAAATGGCCACGGTTCCTGCACTAAAACCTGGCAGCAAAGACTTGGCCTTGGCTGTGGGCCAGAAGGCAAAAGCAAAAAAGTGTATTTTCTTACAGAGGCATGGCCTTATTTGTTGGGGAGAAAGGATAGAGGAAGCCTTGGCCTTAAGTGAGGAATTAGAGGCATTGGCCAGGATAGAGATTTATAGCCGGAGATAACTTTCAGGGCGAAAAGGATACTTTTCGCCCTGAAAGTTAGGAGAATTGGGAGAATAGTATTTGAATAATCAAGAGGTTAAGGTAGCCTTTTGATATTCGTAAATAAAAGTAGCGTAGCTGTCATAGTCTAAAAATTTGATTTCTTGTTTACCAAAGTCGCCAGCCAGAGTTAGTTTAAAAATCTTATTGGCCCCATCATTTTCTATACATTCCGATTTTTGCTTAATTTGATTCAACGGAATTTTTTTACTAAATATTAACCACCTAGGGATGCATACACATTTTGAGTGAGGATCAATTCTGACTTGGCCCATAAAGTGCTCCTTTGCCTAAAAAAGTTGAAAGATTTTTTTTCTCCTGCCTTTTTGGGTTTGGACATAGCATTGGTTTAAGCTTTTTGACAAGATGCTTGTGTAAAAAATAAAAAACCAGTCTGAGAGACTGGTTTTTTAGTCTATATATCTTTTCCTTAAATTGATTTTAAGGGCCAGAGCTTTCTATTTCTACTATGGATTTTTCTTCTTTTTTTCTCTGATCACATCGTCGCAAAAGTACGATAGCTACCACTAAAATCAGAATCAACGCACCTAAAATAGCTGTTTCAATCATGGCCATTTTAAATTCTTCGATACCTGGGTGTGTTTCCACCAGATTTAAGGTCAGGGCCAGAATTCGACGTACAGAAGCAATCAGCCCAATCAATAAAAAGGGTTCAGGTTTTATGATATGTTCCTGGTAAGAAATCATTACTGTATGGGCCATTTCCAAGATCATGAGAACAAAAAAGATCTTATTCAATATTGTGCCAACAGTTACGGCCAGGTCTTGACCTATAAGAAGCTTGTTCAAGTTAGTAACCACGTGAAATACAAAGACACTACCCAAGAGAATAAGCAGGATTCCGATTATAAAATGTAAAATATCACTCCCAATCTCAAATACTTTGCTGGAAAAGACCTTGCGTGAAACCATCTTTACCTCCTATCTTCAAACTAAATTTTCTTGCCAAAAAATAAACTAACTCAACTTTCCGGATTGTGTAGCTTGGAAAGTTGAACAAACTAATAAATAAAATGGTTGTCTGGCTAGTCAACTGAAAATTTTCAGGACGGATCTCTTGGTTGGATTGGCTTTAGGAGACAAAGTGAGCAAATAGTGTAGCAAATAATAGCTAAAAAGCCTGTGGCCACCCTATTTTAACCGCTGATTGAAAGTCTTGGTTTCTGAAATGCATTACAAATGGCTTGGGTAGCCCATCTTGCGAAGCTTGCGGAAAAACAGAGCATCGGGAGAAATGGGCTAAACATTTTGCGACAATGACCATAACTTTCGATAATAAAAAGAAGATTTGTTTACCTAGAATATCCCATTATGCTCTGTCCGCAAGCAAGTTTTAGTTGGGTCCAAGTCTTTGTACCAGCATGAAAGAAACCAAGACTAGAATAAACCATGGAAATTAAGTTGATAAAGAGGTTCGGCCACAGGCTCTAAAGTAAGGGGCACAGCGTGCTGTGCCCCTTACTTTAGGCGTGGCAGGTTGGATTACCAATCGAGTGTCTTCTTCCAGGCAGCGGTTAGTTTTTCTACCTCACAGGTAAACAGTGCTTTATCTTTAAACTCAAATGTGAGCTTTGGTTCTGCCAGAGTTTGTCCTATAAAGCCCAATGTCTGGCCCTGGAACAGGTCTTCAAATTTTTGTTTATTCTCTTTTTTGACTGTGACCAGAAATCTACTTGCAGACTCACTGTACAGCATCTCTTCCAGAGATAGATCTCGTGGCGAAGTAGGAACATGGGCCAGATCCACGCGTGCGCCCAGGCGACCTCCAATTGCCATTTCTGCCAGTGCCACAGCAAGACCTCCGTCAGAGAGATCATGGCAAGATGTGATCAGTTTTTGCTGTATAGCTTGATTCAATGTTAAATATCTCTTCCTGGCACTTAAGGCATCCACCAGTGGAACCTGGCCGGCCTTTAGCCCCAGTTCAGAGAAGAACTCACTGCCGCCTAACTCTTTTCTGGTCAGCCCCAGAATGTATATCAACTCT contains:
- a CDS encoding carboxymuconolactone decarboxylase family protein — translated: MRMLAEFFPEFSELLDKMDNLYQEKRMIDEKTYQFICFALSIKARSKPCVLKHFKGALEAGATVKELAYILALVMREAAGADDCWTHDVIGDWKEIIAGNIKCDCQK
- the tsaA gene encoding tRNA (N6-threonylcarbamoyladenosine(37)-N6)-methyltransferase TrmO; the protein is MNHELRTIGLVRSPVKDPGQCPKQGDAKCPKVWIEIFPQYAEALDCLSPDQEIIVLTWLHMARRDVLRCHPRDNPNIPLHGVFATRSPDRPNPIGLHQVRIIDTDGNRLLVHPLEVVDQTPIIDIKPVLQPKKDDAGIGVYFPMHLVQDLIRGARTAWDKGLLNGFNGNLSLRENNRMLITNSGAAKGHLRVSDLSVLDVESGRLLNKGFPSSETPMHLEIYRQQKNAQAIVHTHPPHLLALSLLKHDMLDLPLFEAEMFKAQMATVPALKPGSKDLALAVGQKAKAKKCIFLQRHGLICWGERIEEALALSEELEALARIEIYSRR
- a CDS encoding phosphate-starvation-inducible PsiE family protein; translated protein: MVSRKVFSSKVFEIGSDILHFIIGILLILLGSVFVFHVVTNLNKLLIGQDLAVTVGTILNKIFFVLMILEMAHTVMISYQEHIIKPEPFLLIGLIASVRRILALTLNLVETHPGIEEFKMAMIETAILGALILILVVAIVLLRRCDQRKKEEKSIVEIESSGP